A portion of the Leptospira kanakyensis genome contains these proteins:
- the rpsT gene encoding 30S ribosomal protein S20: MANLKSSKKDIRRTARRKERNGEDRTELRTYARLLLKAIKAGEKTEALAVFSKLASKLDRAAKTKLIHKKNADRKKSRMALRINSIETKAA; encoded by the coding sequence TTGGCTAATTTAAAATCATCTAAAAAAGACATTCGTAGAACCGCTCGTAGAAAAGAGCGAAATGGTGAAGATCGCACTGAACTACGTACTTACGCTCGCCTCCTTCTCAAAGCAATCAAAGCTGGAGAGAAAACAGAAGCACTTGCCGTATTCTCTAAACTTGCTTCCAAGTTGGACAGAGCAGCAAAAACGAAATTAATTCATAAGAAAAATGCGGATCGTAAAAAATCACGTATGGCACTTCGAATCAACTCCATCGAGACAAAAGCCGCCTAA
- a CDS encoding LIC_10450 family protein — translation MTPEKSKYHYIKIDSISEIDPIKLSISQIQQRYIDKDNNRYALRFNKETRRIEILKLIGNHFEVVPQSPPSHSVDIPKPSANPQPNPTTPPPLTQISEGLKSNPILGKLVGAQPQAQSNPIEKPIETQKEKLGSVPTNPEENLMQEDVDLDIFDGETPPPLPTTEPFSHDGLLNTPDLPKGEETEGPTNTEPNLQVEDDGDKTAFQSIEDFIKLLSTYRERVTAIIRNLQSSRIFELTGDPSENKNIVGNFAREMESQVFEALDKMIDLHKEMTSYPRPITYYISKAPAEKREEMKFIESDKEKLNRLHLFEMQRHSDTIVKDFKKLSLQLLNILNLKNEIQVKQLQYANQLMYVDAKNASLYFAQDLDKTILDIENWKQSK, via the coding sequence GTGACTCCTGAAAAATCAAAATACCATTACATAAAAATTGATTCCATTTCAGAAATTGATCCTATTAAGTTATCAATTTCCCAAATCCAACAAAGGTATATCGACAAAGATAACAACCGTTACGCGCTTCGATTTAATAAAGAAACACGTAGAATTGAGATTTTAAAACTCATTGGAAATCATTTTGAAGTGGTTCCGCAGTCTCCACCTTCACACTCTGTGGATATACCTAAACCTTCTGCAAATCCTCAGCCAAATCCGACCACTCCTCCCCCTTTAACTCAAATCTCTGAAGGTTTAAAATCAAATCCCATATTAGGGAAGTTAGTGGGAGCCCAACCACAGGCACAATCAAATCCGATAGAAAAACCTATAGAAACTCAAAAAGAAAAGCTTGGTTCCGTTCCAACAAACCCAGAAGAAAACCTGATGCAGGAAGATGTGGATTTGGATATCTTTGATGGAGAAACACCACCACCCCTTCCCACAACGGAGCCGTTTTCTCATGATGGCCTTCTGAACACCCCGGATTTACCAAAAGGGGAAGAAACAGAAGGACCCACAAATACAGAACCTAACCTACAAGTGGAAGATGACGGCGACAAAACGGCTTTTCAAAGTATAGAAGACTTTATCAAATTATTATCCACTTATAGGGAACGAGTCACAGCCATCATTCGCAACTTACAATCATCAAGAATTTTTGAACTCACCGGTGACCCTTCCGAAAACAAAAATATTGTTGGGAACTTTGCTCGTGAAATGGAATCACAAGTATTTGAAGCCCTTGATAAAATGATCGATCTTCACAAGGAAATGACATCTTATCCTCGTCCTATTACGTATTATATCTCAAAAGCACCCGCAGAAAAAAGGGAAGAAATGAAATTTATTGAATCGGATAAAGAAAAATTAAACAGACTCCATCTGTTTGAAATGCAAAGACATTCCGATACTATAGTTAAAGATTTCAAAAAACTTAGTTTGCAATTGTTGAATATTTTAAACCTAAAGAATGAAATTCAGGTCAAACAATTACAATATGCAAATCAGTTGATGTATGTTGATGCAAAAAATGCATCCCTATATTTTGCACAAGATTTGGATAAAACCATACTTGATATTGAGAACTGGAAACAATCGAAATGA
- the glmM gene encoding phosphoglucosamine mutase has protein sequence MRFTKEYDLSSLMISISGVRGKIGQGFGLDEALAFSKSFASMMNGGSAVIGRDSRPSGPYMESLLTSALLASGNSVLTLGLVPTPTTKAVVNLSKANGGIMISASHNPMDWNAFKFISKKGFFFSAEENKKLLSIIQNGSYPKEQISPKGYIDSGEDYIDLHLSSVLKRVNVAKIKKKKFTVFVDAVGGAGSYVVPKFLQMLGCKVVAHNCNPDGTFPRPPEPTAAALKSVEPYFKKSKADIGFALDPDADRLVLFSPKRGAVSEEYTLPLALMNVLSTAKKKAKVVVNLSTSFLNEEVGSRFGAEVIRSKVGEANVVEEMLKTKAVFGGEGNGGVIDPTIPSFGRDTLSGIAHILNLMAETGKSADALLDELPSLYMDKQSFPLATGMSLESLYEKFKSEFSPKVISEKDGLWMYVSDSWIHIRPSNTEPIFRVITETKSKSDLETTLKRVKQCVES, from the coding sequence ATGCGATTTACTAAAGAGTATGATCTGTCCTCCCTAATGATTTCTATCTCCGGTGTTCGGGGAAAAATAGGACAGGGGTTTGGCCTGGATGAAGCATTGGCATTTTCAAAATCCTTTGCTTCTATGATGAATGGTGGGTCAGCAGTGATTGGGCGGGACTCAAGACCCAGTGGCCCTTATATGGAATCACTTCTCACCTCAGCTTTGTTAGCTTCCGGAAATTCTGTTTTAACCTTAGGACTTGTTCCTACCCCAACAACCAAAGCTGTTGTGAATCTTTCCAAAGCCAATGGTGGAATCATGATCTCCGCCTCTCACAATCCCATGGATTGGAACGCATTTAAATTCATTTCTAAAAAAGGTTTTTTCTTCTCGGCAGAGGAAAATAAAAAACTTCTTTCCATCATTCAAAACGGATCTTATCCCAAAGAACAAATTTCTCCGAAAGGTTATATTGATTCTGGTGAGGATTATATTGATCTTCATTTGTCTTCTGTTTTGAAACGTGTAAACGTTGCAAAAATCAAAAAGAAAAAGTTTACCGTATTTGTAGATGCCGTCGGTGGTGCCGGTTCCTATGTAGTTCCAAAATTTTTACAAATGTTAGGTTGTAAAGTTGTGGCTCATAACTGCAATCCCGATGGAACGTTTCCAAGACCTCCGGAACCTACGGCCGCTGCTTTAAAATCAGTGGAACCATATTTCAAAAAATCAAAAGCAGACATTGGTTTTGCTTTGGATCCTGATGCCGATAGACTTGTTTTGTTTTCTCCTAAACGAGGAGCTGTATCGGAAGAATACACTTTGCCTTTGGCACTTATGAATGTTTTATCTACGGCTAAGAAAAAAGCAAAGGTTGTTGTCAACTTATCAACTTCCTTTTTAAACGAAGAAGTGGGATCACGATTTGGTGCTGAAGTCATTCGTAGTAAAGTGGGTGAAGCGAACGTCGTAGAAGAAATGCTAAAAACCAAAGCGGTGTTTGGTGGAGAGGGGAATGGGGGAGTGATTGATCCAACCATCCCATCATTTGGAAGGGACACTTTGTCCGGCATTGCCCATATCTTAAACCTGATGGCAGAAACTGGTAAATCCGCTGATGCCCTTCTTGACGAATTACCTTCCCTTTATATGGACAAACAATCTTTCCCTTTGGCAACGGGAATGTCTTTAGAAAGTCTTTATGAAAAATTTAAGTCTGAGTTTTCTCCGAAAGTCATTTCCGAGAAAGACGGACTTTGGATGTATGTATCAGATTCTTGGATCCACATACGCCCTTCCAATACAGAGCCAATCTTTCGTGTCATTACTGAAACTAAATCCAAATCTGATTTGGAAACTACCTTAAAGAGGGTAAAACAATGTGTGGAATCGTAG